One Desertifilum tharense IPPAS B-1220 genomic window carries:
- the murJ gene encoding murein biosynthesis integral membrane protein MurJ: MTEVKKPKRTLASIATIVAVATLISKVFGLVRQQAIAAAFGVGPAFDAYTYAYVIPGFLLILLGGINGPFHSAIVSVLAKRKPEEAAPLVETITTFVGGILLLVTIGLIIFANPLIDVVAPGLTTTPEGEVIRAIAIQQFRIMAPMALLAGLIGIGFGTLSSADQYWLPSISPLFSSVTVIVGIGILVLQFGRDIIQPQYALMGGLVLAWGTLAGAILQWLVQVVAQWKSGLGTLRLRFDFNQPAVKEVMNIMGPATFSSGMMQINVYTDLFFASFIPQTASALGYAGLLVQTPLGILSNMLLVPLLPVFSRLATPNHWPELKGRIRQGIILTALTMLPLGALIIALAVPIVRVVYERGAFDPEASQFVAPMLMAYGVGMFVYLGRDVLVRVFYALGDGQTPFRISVANIILNAVLDFLLINTFGAPGLVLATVGVNFVSMIALLMILHRRMNGLPLREWTGPIVSLTAASFVAGVVSWGLLQVCEYFWGTEGFFIQLSELTLSGIIGLGVFALIAAQLKLPEVDVFVGRVRQKFGR; this comes from the coding sequence GTGACTGAAGTTAAGAAGCCTAAGCGTACCCTAGCAAGCATTGCCACCATCGTCGCGGTTGCGACCTTAATTAGTAAAGTTTTTGGACTGGTTCGCCAACAAGCGATCGCTGCCGCCTTTGGGGTTGGCCCTGCCTTTGACGCTTATACTTATGCTTACGTCATCCCCGGCTTTTTGCTGATTCTGTTGGGGGGAATTAACGGCCCCTTTCACAGCGCCATTGTCAGCGTTTTAGCCAAGCGCAAACCCGAAGAAGCCGCCCCCTTAGTCGAAACGATTACCACCTTTGTAGGGGGGATTCTCCTACTCGTGACCATTGGTTTAATTATCTTTGCCAATCCCTTAATTGATGTAGTAGCCCCCGGTTTAACCACGACACCGGAAGGGGAAGTCATCAGGGCGATCGCGATCCAACAATTCCGCATTATGGCACCAATGGCCCTGCTAGCGGGATTAATCGGTATCGGCTTCGGTACCCTCAGTTCAGCCGATCAATACTGGCTACCCTCCATCAGCCCTCTGTTTTCCAGCGTGACCGTAATCGTCGGTATCGGCATTCTAGTTCTACAATTCGGACGCGATATCATTCAACCCCAATATGCCCTAATGGGTGGCTTAGTGCTAGCGTGGGGAACCCTAGCTGGGGCAATTTTACAATGGTTAGTCCAAGTCGTCGCCCAATGGAAATCCGGTTTAGGCACCCTGCGCCTGCGGTTTGACTTCAACCAGCCAGCAGTCAAAGAAGTCATGAATATCATGGGCCCTGCCACCTTTTCCTCTGGGATGATGCAGATTAATGTCTATACAGACCTCTTCTTTGCTTCCTTCATTCCCCAAACCGCCTCAGCTTTAGGATATGCGGGCCTTTTAGTTCAGACTCCCTTGGGTATCCTCTCCAATATGCTGCTAGTACCGCTACTCCCAGTATTCTCGCGGTTAGCCACTCCCAACCACTGGCCAGAACTCAAGGGCAGAATTCGCCAAGGTATCATCCTCACCGCCCTCACCATGTTACCCCTAGGGGCGCTGATTATTGCCTTAGCCGTTCCCATTGTCCGCGTCGTTTACGAACGGGGGGCCTTCGATCCCGAAGCCTCGCAGTTTGTCGCACCAATGTTGATGGCTTACGGGGTAGGGATGTTCGTCTATCTCGGTCGCGATGTCCTTGTACGAGTATTCTATGCGTTAGGGGATGGACAAACCCCATTTCGGATTAGCGTGGCGAATATTATCCTGAATGCCGTATTAGATTTCTTGTTAATTAATACCTTTGGCGCACCCGGTTTAGTCTTAGCCACCGTCGGCGTCAACTTTGTTTCAATGATTGCCTTACTGATGATCCTGCATCGCCGCATGAACGGTCTACCCCTGCGCGAATGGACGGGCCCCATTGTCAGTTTAACCGCCGCAAGTTTCGTTGCAGGTGTCGTCAGTTGGGGTCTTCTGCAAGTCTGCGAATACTTCTGGGGAACGGAAGGCTTCTTCATTCAACTCTCCGAACTCACCCTTTCAGGAATTATCGGCTTAGGCGTTTTCGCCTTAATTGCTGCCCAGTTAAAGTTACCCGAAGTCGATGTCTTCGTTGGACGAGTCCGTCAAAAGTTTGGCAGATAG
- a CDS encoding SHOCT domain-containing protein → MSQTNLFELAQQGDVTAISRLMNRSLKPQGVVAKVTLKNGCLYVLVESEAIPNQSTLTEWIHDGIKNLGLSSIEKLKIYGRQTGYTSNAWVQEFSIIVASDPVISNAVAPQNHPYSSDAGKIEQPNSLPTSVYQKSPVPLNTVSVKTTKPEPMSVPVGKLLLLYLLGIGGIIFAISNLSLLDDPTIIWFIVIFIVACLIFISTPQGQEFIVKNSQKTLEQQAEDQASRLAASQRQVQFDKLQKKGLIEQNEKLVFSQIATYKGGVKGYPQASSTTGWAFIAENHFIFLDNSLSFNLPYNRVIEAKLDYFELGGVRGMLALGEVGRQLQQTKNILEITYLDNENVERNSRFQIHGALTIPGEAQKAMEFINYLLEYKHKFYQKTQSQTSEPMVKLEKLKELRNRGLITEDEFNHKRNQILEQL, encoded by the coding sequence ATGTCTCAAACTAACCTTTTTGAACTTGCCCAACAAGGCGATGTAACTGCAATTTCAAGATTAATGAACCGTTCTTTAAAACCTCAAGGAGTTGTAGCAAAAGTTACACTAAAAAATGGATGTTTGTATGTCCTGGTTGAATCTGAAGCTATTCCTAATCAATCTACTTTAACCGAATGGATTCACGATGGCATCAAAAATTTAGGTCTTTCCTCTATTGAAAAACTTAAGATTTATGGTAGACAAACAGGTTATACCTCTAACGCTTGGGTTCAAGAATTTTCAATCATAGTAGCTTCTGATCCAGTAATTTCTAATGCAGTTGCCCCTCAAAATCATCCGTATTCTAGTGATGCCGGTAAGATTGAACAGCCTAACTCTCTCCCCACATCAGTTTATCAAAAGTCTCCTGTCCCCTTAAATACTGTATCTGTTAAAACGACAAAGCCAGAACCCATGTCAGTCCCTGTTGGTAAATTATTGCTACTATATTTACTTGGAATAGGAGGAATAATATTTGCAATATCTAATCTTAGTTTACTAGATGATCCAACTATAATTTGGTTCATTGTTATTTTCATTGTTGCTTGTTTGATATTTATTTCTACTCCTCAAGGTCAAGAATTTATTGTCAAAAACTCTCAAAAAACGCTTGAGCAACAAGCCGAAGACCAAGCAAGCCGGTTGGCAGCTTCACAAAGGCAGGTTCAATTTGATAAGTTACAGAAAAAGGGGTTAATAGAACAAAATGAAAAACTTGTTTTTAGTCAAATAGCAACTTATAAAGGAGGTGTTAAAGGTTATCCTCAAGCCTCTTCCACAACTGGATGGGCATTTATTGCGGAAAATCATTTTATTTTTCTTGATAACAGCCTTTCTTTTAACTTGCCTTATAACAGAGTTATAGAAGCAAAACTTGATTACTTTGAACTGGGGGGAGTTCGAGGAATGCTAGCTCTTGGAGAGGTCGGGCGTCAGCTTCAACAAACTAAGAATATTTTAGAAATTACCTATCTTGACAATGAAAACGTTGAGCGTAACTCAAGATTTCAAATTCATGGAGCGCTTACAATACCAGGAGAAGCACAAAAAGCTATGGAGTTTATTAATTACTTATTGGAATATAAACATAAATTTTATCAAAAAACGCAGTCCCAAACATCAGAACCTATGGTCAAGCTAGAAAAACTTAAAGAGCTTAGGAACAGAGGACTAATTACTGAGGATGAGTTTAATCACAAGAGAAATCAAATCCTAGAGCAATTATAA
- a CDS encoding clan AA aspartic protease has protein sequence MISGIVTDRHAIVSLTFLLVNGATFPIEFVIDTGFTDHLCLPPEAVNLLRLPFLYNLPANLADNSSVFLPVHQATILWDGVERDVRVFATGRRPLIGTALLNEQELVIQFTEGGLVTIEEL, from the coding sequence GTGATTTCCGGTATTGTGACTGACAGACATGCGATTGTCTCGTTAACATTTCTCTTGGTGAATGGTGCAACTTTCCCGATTGAGTTTGTTATAGATACAGGTTTTACCGATCACCTTTGCCTACCACCAGAAGCGGTCAATTTGTTAAGACTGCCATTCTTATACAATCTACCTGCGAACTTGGCTGATAACAGTTCAGTTTTTCTTCCCGTTCATCAAGCAACAATCCTTTGGGATGGAGTAGAACGAGATGTTCGCGTGTTTGCGACGGGACGACGACCTCTGATTGGGACTGCTCTTTTAAATGAGCAAGAACTAGTGATTCAGTTTACCGAAGGTGGGTTGGTGACGATCGAGGAGTTGTAA